The Streptomyces sp. NBC_00224 genome has a window encoding:
- a CDS encoding LLM class F420-dependent oxidoreductase, with the protein MAIRLGLGLPQMKQYDIGRDIPAVARAAEELGYESLWVFERVIFPTPTTQGLYGIPDLPWPDSYRSVADPLVSLTLAAAATERARLGTSVLVAPLHVPFQLARSLASLDAASGGRVLAGIGTGWSLDEYAAAAVAPFEKRGELLDETLDVFAAVWGPDPVAYEGELTTIAPSEVGPKPARPIPVYLAAAGPRAVRRVVDRADGWMPVAQGADQLATAWTGLRELAAERGRERAIEVCVRVNARYTPKPYEGDGRPPFAGSAAQIVEDLVAHAHEGIGEFLLDLQGATRDAEELTDVAAEVYGLARAAGL; encoded by the coding sequence ATGGCAATCCGGCTCGGACTCGGCCTTCCGCAGATGAAGCAGTACGACATCGGGCGGGACATCCCCGCGGTCGCGCGCGCCGCCGAGGAGTTGGGCTACGAGAGCCTGTGGGTGTTCGAGCGGGTGATCTTCCCCACGCCCACGACCCAGGGGCTGTACGGAATACCGGACCTGCCCTGGCCGGACTCCTACCGGTCGGTGGCCGACCCGCTGGTCTCGCTCACCCTCGCGGCGGCGGCCACCGAGCGGGCGCGCCTGGGCACGAGCGTGCTCGTGGCGCCGTTGCACGTGCCGTTCCAGCTGGCCCGCTCGCTCGCCTCGCTGGACGCGGCGAGCGGCGGCCGGGTGCTCGCGGGGATCGGCACGGGCTGGTCCCTCGACGAGTACGCGGCGGCGGCCGTGGCACCGTTCGAGAAGCGCGGCGAGCTGCTCGACGAGACGCTGGACGTGTTCGCGGCGGTCTGGGGCCCGGACCCGGTCGCGTACGAGGGCGAGTTGACCACCATCGCCCCCTCCGAGGTCGGCCCCAAACCGGCCCGGCCGATCCCGGTGTACCTCGCGGCGGCGGGCCCGAGGGCGGTCCGCCGTGTGGTGGACCGGGCGGACGGCTGGATGCCGGTTGCCCAGGGCGCGGACCAGCTCGCCACGGCGTGGACGGGGCTGCGGGAGCTCGCCGCCGAGCGCGGCCGGGAGCGCGCGATAGAGGTGTGCGTCCGCGTGAACGCGCGGTACACCCCGAAGCCGTACGAGGGCGACGGGCGCCCGCCGTTCGCCGGGAGCGCCGCGCAGATAGTCGAGGACCTGGTGGCCCATGCCCACGAGGGCATAGGCGAGTTCCTGCTCGACCTCCAGGGCGCCACGCGCGACGCGGAGGAGCTGACGGACGTGGCGGCGGAGGTGTACGGGCTGGCGCGCGCGGCGGGGCTGTAA
- a CDS encoding flavin monoamine oxidase family protein — protein MTSTVPTAVPHTDGQPPITMFGPDFPYAYDDFLAHPAGLGQIPATEHGTEVAVIGGGLSGIISAYELMKMGLKPVVYEADQIGGRLRTVEFDGPGTDGLTAEMGAMRFPPSSTALQHYIDLVGLVTEPFPNPLAESTPSTVVDLKGETHYAETIADLPQVYRDVSAAWNACLDEGADFSDMNTAMRERDVPRIREIWAKLVEKLDDETFYGFLCKSEAFKSFRHREIFGQVGFGTGGWDTDFPNSILEILRVVYTEADDHHRGIVGGSQQLPLRLWEREPEKIVHWAQGTSLSSLHEGAPRPAVTRLTRTAGNRITVTDASGDIRTYRAAIFTAQSWMLLSKIACDDSLFPIDHWTAMERTHYMESSKLFVPVDRPFWLDKDEETGRDVMSMTLTDRMTRGTYLLDNGPDQPAVICLSYTWCDDSLKWLPLSANERMEVMLKSLGEIYPKVDIRGHIIGNPVTVSWENEPYFMGAFKANLPGHYRYQRRLFTHFMQDSLPEDKRGIFLAGDDISWTAGWAEGAVQTALNAVWGVMHHLGGATDGTNPGPGDLYDEIAPVELPED, from the coding sequence ATGACGTCCACGGTGCCCACCGCTGTCCCGCACACCGACGGCCAGCCGCCGATCACCATGTTCGGTCCGGACTTCCCCTACGCGTACGACGACTTCCTGGCCCACCCGGCCGGGCTCGGTCAGATACCCGCGACCGAGCACGGCACCGAGGTCGCCGTCATCGGCGGCGGTCTGTCCGGCATCATCTCCGCGTACGAGCTGATGAAGATGGGCCTCAAGCCCGTCGTGTACGAGGCCGACCAGATCGGCGGGCGGCTGCGCACCGTCGAGTTCGACGGGCCCGGCACGGACGGTCTGACCGCCGAGATGGGCGCGATGCGCTTCCCGCCCTCCTCGACGGCGCTCCAGCACTACATCGACCTCGTCGGCCTGGTCACCGAGCCGTTCCCGAACCCGCTCGCCGAGTCCACCCCCTCGACGGTCGTCGACCTCAAGGGCGAGACGCACTACGCCGAGACCATCGCCGACCTGCCGCAGGTCTACCGCGACGTGTCCGCCGCTTGGAACGCCTGTCTGGACGAGGGCGCCGACTTCTCCGACATGAACACGGCGATGCGCGAGCGGGACGTCCCGCGCATCCGCGAGATCTGGGCCAAGCTCGTCGAGAAGCTCGACGACGAGACCTTCTACGGGTTCCTCTGCAAGTCGGAGGCCTTCAAGTCCTTCCGCCACCGCGAGATCTTCGGCCAGGTCGGCTTCGGCACCGGCGGCTGGGACACCGACTTCCCCAACTCCATCCTGGAGATCCTGCGCGTCGTCTACACCGAGGCGGACGACCACCACCGCGGCATCGTCGGCGGCTCCCAGCAGCTGCCGCTGCGGCTGTGGGAGCGCGAGCCGGAGAAGATCGTGCACTGGGCGCAGGGCACCTCGCTCTCCTCGCTGCACGAGGGCGCGCCGCGCCCGGCGGTGACCCGTCTGACCCGCACCGCGGGCAACCGGATCACCGTGACCGACGCGTCCGGCGACATCCGCACCTACCGCGCGGCGATCTTCACCGCGCAGTCCTGGATGCTGCTCTCCAAGATCGCGTGCGACGACTCGCTCTTCCCGATCGACCACTGGACGGCGATGGAGCGCACCCACTACATGGAGAGCTCCAAGCTCTTCGTGCCGGTGGACCGGCCGTTCTGGCTGGACAAGGACGAGGAGACCGGCCGGGACGTCATGTCGATGACGCTCACCGACCGGATGACCCGAGGCACCTACCTCCTGGACAACGGGCCGGACCAGCCCGCCGTCATCTGCCTCTCCTACACCTGGTGCGACGACAGCCTGAAGTGGCTGCCGCTGTCGGCGAACGAGCGCATGGAGGTCATGCTCAAGTCGCTCGGCGAGATCTACCCGAAGGTCGACATCCGGGGGCACATCATCGGCAACCCGGTGACCGTGTCGTGGGAGAACGAGCCCTACTTCATGGGCGCCTTCAAGGCGAACCTGCCGGGCCACTACCGCTACCAGCGCCGTCTGTTCACGCACTTCATGCAGGACTCGCTGCCCGAGGACAAGCGGGGCATCTTCCTCGCGGGCGACGACATCTCCTGGACGGCGGGCTGGGCCGAGGGCGCGGTGCAGACCGCCCTGAACGCCGTGTGGGGCGTCATGCACCACCTGGGCGGCGCGACGGACGGCACCAACCCGGGCCCGGGCGACCTGTACGACGAGATCGCGCCGGTCGAGCTGCCGGAGGACTGA
- a CDS encoding carbon-nitrogen hydrolase family protein, translating to MPPLRTALLQSSGRPGDVAANLKVLDEAAGRAAATGAGLLVCPEMFLTGYAIGDDVPKLAEAADGPGAQAVAEIAVRHGLAVLYGYPERDGETVYNSAQLIDAGGQRLANYRKTHLFGCFEQEWFTPGDQQVVQAELHGLRLGMMICYDVEFPENVRAHALAGTDLLLVPTAQMHPFQFVAESVVPVRAFENQMYIAYVNRTGPEGEFEFVGLSCLAGPDGTARARAGREAELVVGDADPEFLAASRANNPYLRDRRPGLYTSLV from the coding sequence ATGCCGCCGCTGCGCACCGCCCTGCTTCAGAGCTCCGGCCGTCCGGGTGACGTCGCCGCGAACCTGAAGGTGCTGGACGAGGCGGCGGGCCGGGCCGCGGCGACCGGGGCCGGGCTCCTCGTCTGCCCCGAGATGTTCCTCACCGGCTACGCCATCGGGGACGACGTGCCCAAGCTCGCCGAGGCCGCCGACGGTCCCGGGGCGCAGGCCGTCGCCGAGATCGCGGTGCGGCACGGGCTCGCGGTCCTCTACGGCTACCCGGAGCGGGACGGCGAGACCGTCTACAACTCGGCGCAGCTCATCGACGCCGGCGGGCAGCGCCTGGCGAACTACCGCAAGACCCACCTCTTCGGCTGCTTCGAGCAGGAGTGGTTCACCCCCGGCGACCAGCAGGTCGTCCAGGCCGAGCTGCACGGGCTGCGGCTGGGGATGATGATCTGCTACGACGTGGAGTTCCCCGAGAACGTCCGGGCGCACGCGCTGGCCGGCACCGACCTCCTCCTGGTGCCCACCGCGCAGATGCACCCCTTCCAGTTCGTCGCCGAGTCCGTGGTGCCGGTGCGCGCCTTCGAGAACCAGATGTACATCGCGTACGTCAACCGGACCGGCCCCGAGGGCGAGTTCGAGTTCGTCGGGCTGAGCTGCCTGGCCGGGCCCGACGGCACCGCCCGGGCCCGCGCGGGCCGCGAGGCCGAGCTGGTCGTCGGTGACGCCGACCCCGAGTTCCTGGCCGCCTCGCGCGCGAACAACCCGTATCTGCGGGACCGCCGCCCCGGCCTCTACACCTCCCTCGTCTGA
- a CDS encoding Repetin — MNRPALSRPRTRTLALAAALLIGAGAAGSAVASDNGAGPDAPREAAALTGTAKLYRPAGDDITFSFDAHLAAKDNKDPEKAFGTFSFRHVFPDGRTGTAKAKVDCLITGGKVAVVTGIVTESDTPFKGKRVGVSVNDQGTHDRLGYSWIGSEDEATKKLPKCMSAAPFEKVKAGTGDFHVLPWQVPYN, encoded by the coding sequence ATGAACCGTCCCGCCCTCTCCCGCCCCCGTACCCGCACCCTGGCGCTGGCCGCGGCCCTGCTGATCGGCGCGGGCGCCGCCGGGTCGGCGGTCGCCTCCGACAACGGGGCCGGGCCGGACGCGCCGCGCGAGGCGGCCGCCCTGACGGGCACGGCCAAGCTCTACCGCCCGGCCGGTGACGACATCACCTTCTCCTTCGACGCGCATCTGGCGGCGAAGGACAACAAGGACCCGGAGAAGGCGTTCGGCACCTTCAGCTTCCGGCACGTCTTCCCGGACGGCCGGACCGGTACGGCCAAGGCGAAGGTCGACTGCCTGATCACCGGCGGCAAGGTCGCGGTGGTGACGGGGATCGTCACCGAGAGCGACACCCCGTTCAAGGGCAAGCGCGTCGGTGTCTCGGTCAACGACCAGGGCACACACGACCGGCTCGGCTACAGCTGGATCGGCTCGGAGGACGAGGCGACCAAGAAGCTGCCGAAGTGCATGAGCGCCGCCCCCTTCGAGAAGGTCAAGGCGGGCACGGGCGACTTCCACGTGCTGCCGTGGCAGGTCCCGTACAACTAG
- a CDS encoding Lrp/AsnC family transcriptional regulator: MRLNDLDERIVHALAEDARRSYADIGSLIGLSAPAVKRRVDRLRAEGAITGFTVRVDPAALGWETEGFIEIYCRRNTSPDAIRRGLERYPEVASASTVTGEADAIVQVFASDMRHFERVLERIAGEPYVERTKSVLVLSPLLRRFSSGSPA; this comes from the coding sequence GTGCGACTCAATGACCTCGACGAGCGCATCGTCCACGCGCTCGCTGAAGACGCCCGCCGCTCCTACGCCGACATCGGCTCGCTGATCGGCTTGTCCGCGCCCGCCGTGAAGCGGCGCGTGGACCGGCTGCGCGCCGAGGGGGCCATCACCGGATTCACCGTCCGGGTGGACCCCGCGGCGCTCGGCTGGGAGACCGAGGGCTTCATCGAGATCTACTGCCGCCGCAACACCTCGCCCGACGCCATCAGGCGCGGCCTGGAGCGGTACCCCGAGGTCGCGTCCGCCTCCACCGTCACCGGTGAGGCGGACGCGATCGTCCAGGTCTTCGCCTCGGACATGCGCCACTTCGAGCGGGTCCTCGAACGGATCGCGGGCGAGCCGTACGTGGAGCGGACGAAGTCCGTCCTGGTGCTCTCTCCGCTGCTCAGGCGGTTCTCGTCGGGCTCGCCCGCCTGA
- a CDS encoding amino acid permease: MLDHGTAPPTAAAPVDGGRRPGNPLLRRKPVELLVAEGGKGEGGTLRRTLGMWQLTMISIGATLGTGIFVVLGEAVPEAGPAVTLSFVLAGLTALFSALSYAELAGSIPVAGSSYSYAYATLGELVAWICGWCLILEYGVSVAAVAVGWGQYLNELLDGTIGVTIPDALSAPPGDGGIFNLPALIVVLLAMVFLLGGARESARANTIMVAVKIVTLVLFCSIGIMGFKSGNYSDFMPLGMAGVSAAGSSLFFSYIGFDAASTAGEEAKNPQRDLPRAIMLSLIIVTALYVLVAAVAVGARKWSTFEGSEATLAAIMNDVSGQTFWGTLLAAGAVISIASVVLTVLYGQTRILFSMSRDGLVPKVFGKVNPKTGTPRANTVIVSLFCGVLAAAIPLGDLVDATSIGTLFAFALVNVAVIVLRKTRPDMPRSFRAPLGWVCPILGFFFCIYMMKGLGTSTWTVFGVWMAVGLVIYFGYGIRRSRLATATETASAEK; the protein is encoded by the coding sequence GTGTTGGACCACGGCACAGCGCCCCCCACCGCAGCAGCACCGGTCGACGGGGGTCGGCGGCCCGGCAACCCGCTGTTGCGCCGCAAGCCGGTAGAACTGCTGGTCGCCGAGGGTGGCAAGGGCGAGGGCGGCACTCTGCGCCGCACCCTCGGCATGTGGCAGCTGACGATGATCAGCATCGGCGCCACGCTCGGCACCGGGATCTTCGTCGTCCTGGGCGAGGCCGTTCCCGAGGCCGGACCGGCGGTCACCCTGTCGTTCGTCCTCGCCGGACTCACCGCGCTGTTCTCCGCGCTCTCCTACGCCGAGTTGGCGGGCTCCATCCCCGTCGCGGGCTCCTCGTACTCGTACGCGTACGCAACGCTGGGCGAACTCGTCGCCTGGATCTGCGGCTGGTGTCTGATCCTGGAGTACGGCGTCTCGGTCGCGGCCGTGGCCGTGGGCTGGGGCCAGTACCTCAACGAGCTCCTGGACGGGACCATCGGCGTCACCATCCCGGACGCGCTCTCCGCGCCGCCCGGCGACGGCGGGATATTCAACCTGCCCGCGCTGATCGTCGTGCTGCTCGCGATGGTGTTCCTGCTCGGCGGCGCCCGCGAGTCGGCCCGCGCGAACACCATCATGGTCGCGGTGAAGATCGTCACCCTGGTGCTCTTCTGCTCGATCGGCATCATGGGCTTCAAGTCCGGCAACTACTCCGACTTCATGCCGCTGGGCATGGCCGGTGTCAGCGCCGCGGGCTCCTCGCTCTTCTTCTCCTACATCGGCTTCGACGCCGCCTCCACCGCCGGTGAGGAGGCCAAGAACCCGCAGCGCGACCTGCCGCGCGCGATCATGCTCTCGCTGATCATCGTCACCGCGCTGTACGTCCTGGTCGCCGCCGTCGCCGTGGGCGCCCGCAAGTGGAGCACCTTCGAGGGCAGCGAGGCGACCCTCGCCGCGATCATGAACGACGTCAGCGGCCAGACCTTCTGGGGCACGCTGCTCGCCGCCGGTGCCGTCATCTCCATCGCCAGCGTGGTGCTGACCGTGCTGTACGGCCAGACCCGCATCCTGTTCTCGATGTCCCGCGACGGCCTGGTCCCCAAGGTCTTCGGCAAGGTCAACCCGAAGACCGGCACCCCCCGCGCCAACACGGTCATCGTGTCGCTCTTCTGCGGTGTGCTCGCCGCGGCCATCCCGCTCGGCGACCTCGTCGACGCCACCAGCATCGGCACGCTCTTCGCCTTCGCGCTGGTCAACGTGGCCGTCATCGTCCTGCGCAAGACCCGCCCGGACATGCCGCGCAGCTTCCGCGCCCCGCTCGGCTGGGTCTGCCCGATCCTCGGCTTCTTCTTCTGCATCTACATGATGAAGGGCCTCGGTACGTCCACCTGGACCGTGTTCGGAGTCTGGATGGCCGTCGGTCTCGTGATCTACTTCGGATACGGCATCCGCCGCTCCCGACTGGCCACGGCCACGGAGACCGCATCCGCAGAGAAGTGA
- a CDS encoding GDSL-type esterase/lipase family protein — protein sequence MTWLDPDPFLRGVAWRDARGRPVRADPDDLARLPWDTAERAGLPIGVRLEFAADGASAVEIRYRAEVPAPTERMRALAHTFALWADGRRVHETAVAPAEEAVAVLRLPPGGGPFTVHPPQDRSPRILAVRGVGGTLAPAPRGPRWLVHGDSITEGWWSTRPAHAWPAAAGRTLGLDTVNLGYAGAARGELATAEQLASLPADVLTLAFGTNCWSGVPSSAPLLYETTRAFLTLVRRGHPHTPLLLLSPLLRPAAERTPNALGATLSALRAAMEAAAQDRATDGDSHLHVLPGRNLLTEADLADGLHPNDGGHEKIAGAVAETLRPHI from the coding sequence ATGACCTGGCTGGACCCGGATCCGTTTCTGCGCGGAGTGGCATGGCGGGACGCGAGGGGCCGGCCGGTGCGCGCCGACCCCGACGACCTGGCCCGGCTGCCCTGGGACACGGCGGAACGAGCCGGGCTGCCGATCGGGGTGCGGCTCGAATTCGCTGCTGACGGCGCGTCGGCCGTGGAGATCCGCTACCGCGCCGAGGTGCCCGCGCCCACCGAGAGGATGCGCGCGCTCGCCCACACCTTCGCACTCTGGGCGGACGGCCGCCGCGTCCACGAGACGGCCGTGGCACCGGCCGAGGAGGCGGTGGCCGTACTCCGACTCCCGCCCGGCGGCGGCCCGTTCACGGTCCATCCGCCGCAGGACCGCTCGCCCCGGATCCTCGCCGTGCGCGGGGTCGGCGGCACGCTCGCGCCCGCGCCGCGCGGGCCGCGCTGGCTGGTACACGGCGACTCGATCACCGAGGGCTGGTGGTCGACGCGCCCCGCCCACGCCTGGCCCGCCGCGGCCGGGCGCACGCTCGGCCTGGACACCGTCAACCTTGGTTACGCGGGTGCCGCGCGCGGCGAACTCGCCACCGCCGAACAGCTCGCGTCCCTGCCCGCCGACGTCCTGACCCTGGCGTTCGGCACCAACTGCTGGTCGGGCGTGCCGAGTTCGGCGCCGCTGCTGTACGAGACGACGCGCGCGTTCCTCACCCTGGTGCGCCGGGGCCACCCGCACACCCCGCTCCTACTGCTCTCCCCGCTACTGCGTCCGGCCGCCGAACGGACACCGAACGCCCTGGGCGCCACCCTGAGCGCCCTGCGCGCCGCGATGGAGGCGGCGGCCCAGGACCGCGCCACAGACGGCGACAGCCACCTTCACGTGCTTCCTGGCCGGAACCTGCTGACCGAGGCCGACCTGGCAGACGGCCTGCACCCGAACGACGGAGGCCACGAGAAGATCGCGGGGGCGGTGGCAGAAACCCTGAGGCCCCACATATAA
- a CDS encoding GuaB1 family IMP dehydrogenase-related protein, with the protein MRFLNDIKPPYDLTYDDVFMVPSRSAVGSRQGVDLASPDGSGTTIPLVVANMTAIAGRRMAETVARRGGIVVIPQDIPIEVVTDVITWVKTRHHVLDTPIVLAPGQTVADALALLPKRAHNAGVVVDAEGRPVGVVTDEDLTGVDRFTQLSEVMSKDLLLLDADIDPGEAFTKLDNANRRYAPAVDKDGRLAGILTRKGALRATLYTPATDAGGKLRIAAAVGINGDVAGKAKQLLDAGADTIVVDTAHGHQESMIAAIKAVRGLDPKVPIVAGNIVAAEGVRDLIEAGADIIKVGVGPGAMCTTRMMTGVGRPQFSAVLECAAEAKKFGKHVWADGGVRHPRDVAMALAAGASNVMIGSWFAGTYESPGDLQQTADGRLYKESFGMASARAVRNRTSDESAYDRARKALFEEGISTSRMFLDPTRPGVEDLIDSIIAGVRSSCTYAGASSLAEFEEKAVVGIQSAAGYAEGKPLHASWS; encoded by the coding sequence GTGCGTTTCCTCAATGACATCAAGCCGCCGTACGACCTGACGTACGACGATGTGTTCATGGTCCCCAGCCGCTCCGCGGTGGGCTCCCGCCAGGGCGTCGACCTGGCCTCGCCCGACGGCTCCGGCACCACGATCCCGCTCGTCGTCGCCAACATGACGGCGATCGCGGGACGGCGGATGGCCGAGACCGTGGCGCGCCGCGGCGGTATCGTCGTCATCCCGCAGGACATTCCGATCGAGGTCGTCACCGACGTCATCACCTGGGTCAAGACGCGTCACCATGTGCTCGACACCCCGATCGTCCTCGCCCCCGGCCAGACCGTCGCCGACGCGCTCGCGCTGCTGCCCAAGCGCGCCCACAACGCCGGTGTCGTCGTCGACGCCGAGGGGCGCCCGGTCGGCGTCGTCACCGACGAGGACCTGACCGGCGTCGACCGCTTCACGCAGCTCTCCGAGGTCATGTCCAAGGACCTGCTGCTGCTCGACGCGGACATCGACCCGGGCGAGGCGTTCACCAAGCTCGACAACGCCAACCGCCGCTACGCCCCGGCCGTGGACAAGGACGGCCGCCTGGCCGGCATCCTGACCCGCAAGGGCGCCCTGCGCGCGACCCTGTACACCCCGGCGACCGACGCCGGCGGCAAGCTGCGCATCGCCGCCGCCGTCGGCATCAACGGCGACGTGGCGGGCAAGGCCAAGCAGCTCCTCGACGCCGGTGCGGACACGATCGTCGTGGACACCGCGCACGGCCACCAGGAGTCGATGATCGCCGCGATCAAGGCCGTCCGCGGCCTCGACCCGAAGGTCCCGATCGTCGCGGGCAACATCGTCGCCGCCGAGGGCGTGCGCGACCTCATCGAGGCCGGCGCCGACATCATCAAGGTCGGTGTGGGCCCCGGCGCCATGTGCACCACCCGGATGATGACGGGCGTGGGCCGCCCGCAGTTCTCCGCCGTCCTGGAGTGCGCCGCCGAGGCGAAGAAGTTCGGCAAGCACGTGTGGGCCGACGGTGGTGTGCGCCACCCGCGCGACGTCGCCATGGCGCTCGCCGCCGGTGCCTCCAACGTCATGATCGGCTCCTGGTTCGCCGGTACGTACGAGTCCCCGGGCGACCTCCAGCAGACCGCCGACGGGCGTCTGTACAAGGAGTCGTTCGGCATGGCCTCGGCCCGCGCCGTCCGCAACCGCACGAGCGACGAGTCCGCGTACGACCGGGCCCGCAAGGCGCTGTTCGAGGAGGGCATCTCCACGTCGCGGATGTTCCTCGACCCGACCCGGCCGGGCGTGGAGGACCTGATCGACTCGATCATCGCGGGCGTCCGCTCCTCCTGCACCTACGCGGGTGCGAGCTCGCTGGCCGAGTTCGAGGAGAAGGCGGTCGTGGGGATCCAGTCCGCCGCCGGTTACGCCGAGGGCAAGCCGCTGCACGCCAGCTGGAGCTAG
- a CDS encoding barstar family protein, whose protein sequence is MTADPFDAVRATGWQVDVLDLAGVTDKAGFMDRCARALRLPEWFGRNWDALADCLGDPDWGPADPGRLLVVRRWQGYAAARPDEWETARDVLDEAAVSGDGGTLAVVLALGAFV, encoded by the coding sequence ATGACGGCCGACCCGTTCGACGCCGTGAGGGCCACCGGCTGGCAGGTCGACGTGCTCGACCTCGCCGGGGTCACCGACAAGGCCGGTTTTATGGACCGCTGCGCCCGTGCGCTGCGCCTGCCGGAGTGGTTCGGGCGCAACTGGGACGCCCTCGCCGACTGCCTGGGCGACCCCGACTGGGGCCCGGCCGACCCCGGCCGGCTCCTGGTGGTGCGGCGCTGGCAGGGGTACGCGGCGGCGCGGCCCGACGAGTGGGAGACCGCGCGGGACGTGCTGGACGAGGCGGCGGTCAGCGGCGACGGCGGCACCCTCGCCGTGGTGCTCGCGCTCGGCGCCTTCGTGTGA
- a CDS encoding ribonuclease domain-containing protein, with amino-acid sequence MLTRSVRTTVAVLLACLALLLTGCAGASKKDAEPSGATASSAAATPGWAKGRATVRASQLPPEARQTLKLIDQGGPFPYAKDGTVFGNFEKALPQQKRGYYHEYTVNTPKSRDRGARRLVTGQSGEIYYTGDHYKTFKAVLR; translated from the coding sequence ATGCTCACCAGGTCCGTCCGAACGACCGTCGCCGTCCTGCTCGCGTGCCTGGCGCTCCTGCTCACGGGGTGCGCGGGCGCGTCGAAGAAGGACGCGGAGCCGTCCGGGGCCACCGCCTCCAGCGCCGCCGCCACACCCGGCTGGGCCAAGGGCAGGGCCACCGTCCGCGCCTCCCAGCTGCCGCCCGAGGCGCGGCAGACATTGAAGCTGATCGACCAGGGCGGCCCGTTCCCGTACGCCAAGGACGGCACGGTCTTCGGGAACTTCGAGAAGGCCCTGCCGCAGCAGAAGCGCGGCTACTACCACGAGTACACGGTCAACACCCCGAAGTCGCGCGACCGGGGCGCCCGGCGCCTGGTCACCGGGCAGAGCGGCGAGATCTACTACACCGGCGACCACTACAAGACGTTCAAGGCGGTGCTGCGATGA
- a CDS encoding ATP-dependent DNA ligase, whose amino-acid sequence MLLADVATTSREITATSSRTEKSALLAALFRETAPDEAPLVVTYLAGRLPQRRTGLGWSTLKDRPPPAASPALTVQEVDAALDRIAALSGKGAGSERKRLARELMAAATDEEQRFLFGLITGEVRQGALDAAAVEGLAEAAGAPAADVRRAVMLGGSLGTVAAALLGGGAGALAAFRLDVGRPVLPMLAQTAKDVDEALERLGPCAVEEKLDGIRVQVHRDGDEVRVFTRTLDEITGRLPEVVAAAGELTAERAILDGEVIALDQEGRPRQFQDIAGRVGSRLDVTGAQDRLPLFPVFFDLLSVDGRDLLDLSVRERSAELVRVAPGPRRVRRVTVEDPDDPEQRAAAREFAALTLERGHEGVVVKALDSAYSAGRRGASWLKVKPVHTLDLVVLAAEWGHGRRTGTLSNLHLGARRPDGSFAMLGKTFKGLTDALLAWQTERLRELAVAEEPWGVRVRPELVVEIAFDGVQRSSRYPEGVTLRFARVVRYREDKSASEADTVATVKALGGGRD is encoded by the coding sequence ATGCTCCTCGCCGATGTGGCCACCACCTCCCGGGAGATCACGGCGACCTCCTCCCGTACGGAGAAGTCCGCCCTGCTCGCCGCGCTGTTCCGCGAGACCGCGCCGGACGAGGCCCCGCTGGTGGTCACCTATCTCGCCGGACGGCTGCCGCAGCGCCGCACGGGGCTCGGCTGGAGCACGCTCAAGGACCGCCCGCCGCCCGCCGCGAGCCCCGCCCTGACGGTCCAGGAGGTGGACGCGGCGCTCGACCGGATCGCGGCCCTGTCGGGCAAGGGCGCCGGGAGCGAGCGCAAGCGGCTCGCCCGTGAGCTGATGGCCGCCGCCACCGACGAGGAGCAGCGTTTCCTCTTCGGCCTGATCACCGGTGAGGTCCGGCAGGGCGCGCTCGACGCGGCCGCCGTGGAGGGGCTCGCCGAGGCGGCCGGCGCCCCGGCGGCGGACGTGCGGCGCGCGGTGATGCTCGGCGGTTCGCTGGGGACGGTGGCCGCGGCGCTCCTCGGCGGCGGCGCCGGGGCGCTGGCCGCCTTCCGGCTGGACGTGGGCCGGCCGGTGCTGCCGATGCTGGCGCAGACCGCCAAGGACGTGGACGAGGCGCTGGAGCGGCTGGGCCCGTGCGCGGTGGAGGAGAAGCTGGACGGCATCCGGGTGCAGGTGCACCGCGACGGCGACGAGGTGCGGGTCTTCACCCGTACGCTGGACGAGATCACCGGACGGCTGCCCGAAGTGGTGGCCGCCGCCGGGGAGTTGACGGCGGAGCGGGCGATCCTCGACGGCGAGGTGATCGCGCTCGACCAGGAGGGGCGGCCCCGGCAGTTCCAGGACATCGCGGGCCGGGTCGGCTCACGGCTGGATGTGACCGGCGCACAGGACAGGTTGCCGCTGTTTCCGGTCTTTTTCGATCTGCTCTCGGTGGACGGCCGCGATCTGCTCGACCTCTCCGTACGGGAGCGGAGCGCCGAGCTCGTCCGGGTGGCGCCCGGGCCGCGCCGGGTGCGGCGGGTGACGGTGGAGGACCCGGACGATCCCGAACAGCGCGCCGCGGCACGGGAGTTCGCGGCCCTGACGCTGGAGCGCGGCCACGAGGGCGTGGTGGTGAAGGCGCTGGACTCGGCGTACAGCGCGGGCCGCAGGGGCGCCTCCTGGCTCAAGGTCAAGCCGGTGCACACCCTCGACCTGGTGGTGCTCGCGGCCGAGTGGGGCCACGGCCGGCGCACCGGCACGCTCTCCAATCTGCACCTCGGCGCCCGCCGCCCGGACGGCTCGTTCGCCATGCTGGGCAAGACCTTCAAGGGGCTCACCGACGCGCTGCTCGCCTGGCAGACCGAGCGGCTGAGGGAACTGGCGGTGGCCGAGGAGCCGTGGGGCGTGCGGGTGCGGCCGGAACTCGTCGTAGAGATCGCCTTCGACGGGGTGCAGAGATCGTCGCGCTACCCGGAGGGGGTGACACTGAGGTTCGCGCGGGTAGTGCGCTACCGCGAGGACAAGAGCGCCTCGGAGGCGGACACGGTCGCCACGGTGAAGGCACTGGGCGGCGGGAGGGACTGA